A stretch of the Lactuca sativa cultivar Salinas chromosome 9, Lsat_Salinas_v11, whole genome shotgun sequence genome encodes the following:
- the LOC111917993 gene encoding SMR domain-containing protein At5g58720, producing MKHSKKKKRPRPPVPKTKQSAECENPAPGQIDDQSRVLNDLTEGIASFSIEETIENLTETTSNSSANRDDDSAESFGNSTETSSSSGSYALSNCDGYNHRIGGKVSKGHRGNKVIAATGMVSTVLGKDYVKRRGVSKWKGFADEGASHEDAEQFLCSMLSDDCELGMDLVKDVLCQTAYDVEKALDILLELTASSSELPNSGQHHTSNTQSKDNRAPLEASYNLTNRTSDLASSSKSDLHSNISYTGCNGRNYFDVLANNCGSGPPPGPKTSSELTQDVLESLFYTRKSSKHEPGSMNWRNVVKKMESFGQMLDYPSEDTTDTTKKQQHVFAKGDDYHNYRNTASQHWDSMKSYYHKAATAYASGKREYAAYLSDQGRMCNEKARQADERAGHDIFDSRNKTFENVITIDLHGQHVKQGMKLLKLHLLFGAYVRSVRVFRVITGCGSHGLGRSKLKQSVVTLLETENIDWKEENRGTLLIKLNGQREFSFLDSGSDSE from the exons ATGAAGCATTCAAAAAAGAAGAAGAGGCCTAGACCTCCGGTTCCGAAGACGAAGCAATCGGCTGAATGTGAAAACCCTGCCCCTGGTCAGATTGATGACCAATCTAGGGTTTTGAACGATTTGACAGAAGGAATTGCTTCCTTCTCCATAGAAGAAACCATTGAGAATTTGACTGAAACAACTTCGAATTCAAGTGCTAATAGGGACGATGATTCTGCCGAAAGTTTTGGAAATTCGACTGAGACTTCTAGTTCAAGTGGAAGCTATGCTTTATCGAATTGTGATGGTTATAATCATAGGATTGGAGGCAAGGTTAGCAAGGGACATAGGGGGAATAAAGTGATAGCTGCAACTGGAATGGTGTCAACTGTATTGGGGAAGGATTATGTGAAGAGAAGAGGGGTTTCTAAATGGAAGGGATTTGCTGACGAAGGTGCCAGCCATGAAGATGCTGAACAGTTTTTGTGCTCGATGCTTAGTGATGATTGTGAATTGGGCATGGATTTGGTCAAGGACGTACTTT GTCAGACTGCGTATGATGTTGAAAAG GCATTGGACATACTGCTTGAATTAACTGCTTCTTCATCTGAGCTTCCCAATAGTGGTCAACATCACACCTCAAACACACAAAGTAAAGATAATAGGGCTCCTCTAGAAGCAAGTTACAAT TTAACCAATAGGACTTCAGACTTAGCTTCATCATCCAAGAGTGATCTTCACAGTAATATATCGTATACTGGCTGTAATGGCAG GAATTATTTCGATGTTCTTGCTAATAATTGTGGAAGTGGTCCCCCACCTGGCCCAAAAACATCCTCTGAACTGACCCAAGACGTGTTGGAATCTCTTTTCTATACACGAAAGAGTTCAAAACATGAGCCAGGAAGCATGAACTGGAGGAATGTAGTTAAAAAAATGGAGTCTTTTGGGCAGATGCTTGATTATCCTTCAGAAGATACTACTGATACAACCAAAAAGCAGCAGCATGTTTTTG CTAAAGGGGACGATTATCATAACTATAGGAATACTGCAAGTCAGCATTGGGATTCAATGAAGTCATATTATCACAAG GCTGCAACTGCATATGCTAGTGGAAAACGGGAATATGCAGCATATCTCTCAGATCAG GGAAGGATGTGTAATGAAAAAGCTCGACAAGCAGATGAAAGGGCGGGCCATGATATATTCGATTCAAG GAACAAGACGTTTGAGAATGTGATAACAATTGATCTGCATGGACAACATGTGAAACAAGGGATGAAGCTTTTAAAACTCCACCTATTATTTGGTGCATATGTTCGTT CTGTTCGGGTGTTTAGAGTTATCACAGGATGTGGGAGTCACGGACTAGGGAGGTCAAAGCTTAAACAGTCG GTTGTTACTTTGTTGGAAACAGAGAACATTGATTGGAAAGAAGAAAACAGAGGGACTTTGCTAATCAAACTTAATGGGCAGAGAGAGTTCAGCTTCTTGGACTCAGGGAGTGACTCCGAGTAG
- the LOC111917992 gene encoding peptidyl-prolyl cis-trans isomerase CYP20-1: protein MKLLSAAVLCSLLLIGTLALTEAKKSNKDLTEVTNKVYFDVEIAGKPAGRIVFGLFGKTVPKTAENFRALCTGEKGVGKSGKPLYYKGSAFHRIIPSFMIQGGDFTNGDGTGGESIYGEKFKDENFKIKHTGPGLLSMANAGKNTNGSQFFITTVTTSWLDGKHVVFGKVLSGMDIVYKMEAEGTQSGSPKAKVTIADSGEVPL from the exons ATGAAGTTACTATCGGCTGCAGTTCTATGCTCTCTCCTTCTCATAGGAACCCTAGCTCTCACTGAG GCTAAGAAGTCAAACAAAGATTTAACAGAAGTGACTAACAAAgtatattttgatgttgagattgcTGGAAAACCAGCTG GAAGAATTGTTTTTGGTCTCTTTGGTAAAACAGTTCCCAAAACAGCAGAAAACTTCAGAGCATTGTGCACTG GGGAGAAAGGAGTTGGAAAAAGTGGGAAGCCTCTTTACTATAAGGGAAGTGCATTCCACAGGATTATTCCCAGTTTCATGATTCAAGGTGGTGATTTTACTAATGGAGATGGCACAGGAGGGGAATCAATCTATGGTGAAAAGTTCAAGGATGAAAACTTCAAGATCAAGCATACTGGACCAG GACTTTTGTCAATGGCAAATGCTGGAAAAAACACCAATGGTTCACAATTCTTCATCACAACTGTGACAACCAGCTG GTTGGATGGTAAACATGTTGTATTTGGAAAGGTGTTGTCGGGTATGGATATTGTTTACAAGATGGAAGCTGAGGGGACACAAAGTGGATCGCCAAAAGCAAAAGTAACAATTGCTGATAGCGGTGAAGTACCtctataa